A region from the Bactrocera dorsalis isolate Fly_Bdor chromosome 1, ASM2337382v1, whole genome shotgun sequence genome encodes:
- the LOC125780352 gene encoding uncharacterized protein LOC125780352, protein MIYLDSSDVPLSEDESDILLTENRNTYKLITLVSHPLYTRRPNGHAILLTERFSDITPLFGTMAIMLRWLRNRRHLRQPVISAQELDVALYTIIRLEQEEHFADEIRQLKSRSGLASSSRIMPLNPFIDKNRILRVGGRIHKAELGHDQRFPIILPKSTPLVKLLLHQAHESTLYGGTQLMLHTLRRRFWILSSRQAVKGFIHNCVVCRRHRGEVLKQQMASLPGQRIRATRPFISSGVDYCGPFTLRNGTKRSRTLIKTYLAIFICMVTKAVHIEVVDDLSVQAFLDAFTRFISRRGPCRDLYSDNGTAFVGANRLLKEDLAAWQGENTQRSLANSGTHWHFITPSAPHQGGLWEAAVKSAKHHLVRCVGTQVMWYSQLQTLAVRIEACLNSRPITPLYDDPEEKLALTPADFLIGSPLLAVPEQDIKQIPSNRLKQWQWIRQIQQGFWKRWSEEYLTILQRRNKWFRRTSNIRVDDIVLVKQENLPPTHWCLGRVTTVHPGADGVVRNVTLKTARGYIKRAVQKLCLLLEKEDFESTGQDI, encoded by the coding sequence ATGATCTATTTGGACAGCAGTGACGTTCCTCTCAGCGAGGATGAGTCAGATATATTACTCACCGAAAACCGAAATACGTACAAGTTGATTACACTCGTGTCACATCCGTTATATACTCGTCGTCCGAATGGGCACGCTATTCTGTTAACTGAACGGTTCAGTGATATCACTCCATTGTTTGGAACGATGGCCATTATGCTACGTTGGTTAAGAAACCGTCGACACCTTCGCCAACCGGTTATCAGTGCTCAGGAACTAGACGTCGCACTATACACTATAATCCGTTTGGAGCAAGAGGAACATTTTGCAGATGAAATCCGTCAATTGAAGTCTCGTTCAGGTTTGGCATCTTCCAGTCGAATCATGCCTTTAAATCCCTTTATAGATAAGAACCGAATCCTACGTGTTGGAGGACGCATTCACAAGGCCGAACTAGGACATGATCAACGATTCCCTATTATTTTGCCGAAATCGACGCCGTTGGTTAAGCTTTTACTACATCAGGCACATGAATCTACACTGTATGGAGGAACACAACTCATGCTGCACACTCTTCGTCGCCGCTTCTGGATTCTGAGTTCCAGGCAAGCAGTCAAGGGTTTCATCCATAACTGTGTAGTGTGTCGGCGTCATAGAGGGGAAGTCCTGAAGCAGCAAATGGCTTCCTTACCCGGGCAGAGGATTAGAGCCACTAGGCCGTTCATCTCATCTGGTGTCGATTACTGTGGGCCCTTCACACTACGAAACGGAACGAAACGCTCTCGAACGCTTATCAAAACGTATCTCGCAATTTTCATTTGTATGGTCACCAAGGCTGTACACATTGAGGTGGTTGATGATCTATCGGTACAAGCCTTTTTAGATGCCTTCACTCGTTTCATCAGCCGACGCGGTCCCTGTCGAGATCTATATAGTGATAACGGTACAGCGTTCGTTGGTGCCAACCGACTCTTGAAGGAAGACCTTGCAGCATGGCAAGGTGAGAATACCCAGCGATCGTTAGCGAATTCGGGCACGCATTGGCATTTCATTACACCCAGTGCGCCGCATCAAGGAGGCCTCTGGGAGGCGGCAGTGAAATCCGCTAAGCACCATTTGGTACGCTGCGTAGGTACGCAGGTCATGTGGTACAGTCAACTGCAGACGTTGGCTGTAAGAATAGAAGCCTGTCTAAACTCCCGTCCTATTACACCACTTTACGACGATCCTGAGGAGAAACTTGCGTTGACGCCTGCTGATTTTCTGATTGGGTCTCCACTACTGGCGGTTCCCGAACAAGATATCAAACAAATCCCTAGCAATCGACTGAAGCAATGGCAATGGATACGTCAAATACAACAAGGATTTTGGAAGCGATGGAGTGAGGAGTATCTAACCATTCTGCAGAGACGAAACAAATGGTTTCGGCGTACGAGCAATATAAGGGTGGATGATATCGTCCTCGTCAAACAAGAGAACCTGCCTCCAACCCACTGGTGTCTGGGTCGAGTGACAACAGTACATCCCGGAGCTGATGGAGTGGTCCGCAATGTCACGTTAAAAACCGCTAGAGGATACATAAAACGAGCCGTCCAGAAACTATGTCTGTTGCTTGAGAAGGAGGATTTCGAGTCGACCGGGCAGGATATTTAG